A single window of Plasmodium reichenowi strain SY57 chromosome 14, whole genome shotgun sequence DNA harbors:
- a CDS encoding CCAAT-binding transcription factor, putative yields MNLKNNENDDANNFWKEQMFEICNMSPEDLKIHNLPISRIKKIMKEDDEIKSNQMVSADTPVLLAKACELFIMELTSNAWKYTEEGKRRTLQRQDVVSAACKKDTFDFLIDLIPLEDRMKFINLHMKMNSRKGQTNMNYDMMQQYYNLYSTCNDNKNSMNVINGMNIINGLNNMENLNGNNSNNMNSQIMNTLNNSTNDLNLLYRSNNNNNSNNNNNNNNNTYNNINNSNVDDFNNSSINLQNNIYMNQNKYFNNKDFNISNNNYMPPNGIISNNIYPSNNFSNRHMSIYPNRGMNTTQGNNNSNNNNNNSSNFNSSSNNNNSSNYNSSCSNNNSSSNNNNSSTSSNNNGNNNKNNHNNNYNNSLSTNENFTNNLVNPINYNKVSNKKRSYKKDFSNNTLTEMNNNINNDMKDITTNSFQGNDFVNSYTSHNSKINQSKNNYSSYNNNNNNNNNNNFNNVCAQNGANSYNGINTEDIKNNNFNGNYCPMQDMNMMYDVNGIMYGYSYVKNDDKNMNDIQSQKDYVYNYYNGTNKTMNNTTIIGNAVSNNNYDSSSRNVSSCSSFELKNNMNTNDSRKNISSVITNDMKNNNYNRNIYNNNNNNNNMIKQNNIIINDYSPIPNSVQGNISQELTNRNTLSVKSNIELNKDVLNNFFLRNNNSATTTSTTTTTTATTHNNVMSNNSMSSGNDGKAKNNKSNNKNKNGTNTSTNNNSINNSNHNNKHSNNSNNSNNSNNNNNNNNNNNNNNRISINNQMSNNNKHMSNAQYVLNNQSNKNKTLKNRHNNNNNNLLNDHMNNPIQNNYQLSMQQNNLMATSMNQQMSSLMNDRNMCDINMNNMNNMNNMNNMNSMNSINSMNNMNNIIMNNIIMNENIMSENIMNENIMNENIMNENIMNENIMSENIMNENIMNENIMNENIMNENIINDTMMNDTMLNDTMLNDTMINDNIININNISDHIIMNDTIINDIINNSENNVTRKNSSINIINQNIDNSVVHNHLNNIIPHINNNVQQNMKLNMNSNMYMNNNTQNQIYQPTAQYSMPENNYICNYNTQTYNNKVKKKIYTYS; encoded by the coding sequence atgaatttaaaaaataatgagaATGATGATGCAAATAATTTTTGGAAAGAGCAAATGTTCGAAATATGTAACATGAGCCCAGAGGATTTGAAGATACACAATTTGCCTATATcaagaataaaaaaaataatgaaggaagatgatgaaataaaaagtaatCAAATGGTATCTGCAGACACTCCTGTATTATTAGCTAAAGCATgtgaattatttattatggAATTAACAAGTAATGCTTGGAAATATACGGAAGAAGGAAAGCGTCGAACTTTACAAAGACAAGATGTAGTATCCGCTGCTTGTAAGAAAGATACCTTTGATTTTTTAATTGATCTTATACCTTTGGAAGATCGTATGAAATTTATTAATCTTCATATGAAGATGAATTCTCGAAAAGGTCAGACGAATATGAATTACGATATGATGCAACAATATTACAATTTATATTCAACTtgtaatgataataaaaatagtatgaatgtaataaatggtatgaatataataaatggtttaaataatatggagAACCTTAATggtaataatagtaataatatgaattcACAAATTATGAATACATTGAATAATAGTACGAATGATTTGAATTTATTATACAGATCaaacaacaacaataatagtaataataataataataataataataatacctataataatatcaataACAGTAATGTAGACGATTTTAACAATTCATCTAtaaatttacaaaataatatatatatgaaccaaaataaatattttaataataaagattttaatatatcaaataataattatatgcCACCAAATGGTATtatatcaaataatatttacccatccaataatttttcaaatCGCCATATGAGCATATACCCCAATCGAGGCATGAACACAACACAAGGAAATAACAacagtaataataataataataatagtagtaattttaatagtagtagtaataataataatagtagtaattataatagcagctgtagtaataataatagtagtagtaataataataatagtagtacaagtagtaataataatggtaACAATAACAAGAAcaatcataataataattataataatagtttAAGTACTAATGAGAATTTTACAAACAATTTAGTTAATCccataaattataataaggtaagtaataaaaaaagatcatataaaaaagatttttcaaataatacattaacagaaatgaataataatataaataatgatatgaaAGATATTACAACAAATAGTTTTCAGGGCAATGATTTTGTAAATTCATATACAAGCCATaattcaaaaataaatcaaagcaaaaataattactcatcatataataataataataataataataataataataattttaataatgtaTGTGCACAGAATGGGGCCAATTCATATAACGGGATAAATACAGaggatataaaaaataataattttaatggAAATTATTGCCCAATGCAAGATATGAATATGATGTATGATGTTAATGGTATTATGTATGGTTATTCTTATGTAAAgaatgatgataaaaatatgaatgataTACAATCACAAAAAGATTATGtctataattattataatggaacaaataaaacaaTGAATAATACTACTATAATTGGTAATGCTGtatctaataataattatgatagTAGTTCAAGAAATGTTTCTTCATGTTCATCATTTGAattaaagaataatatgaatacaaatgattccagaaaaaatatatcatcagttataacaaatgatatgaaaaataataattataataggaatatatataataataataacaataataataatatgataaaacaaaataatataattattaatgaTTATAGTCCTATCCCTAATAGTGTACAAGGAAATATAAGTCAAGAACTTACCAATAGAAATACTTTATCTGTTAAATCGAATATtgaattaaataaagatgttttaaataatttttttttaagaaataataacaGTGCAACTACAACTAGTACTACTACAACAACTACAGCGACTACACATAACAATGTCATGAGTAATAATAGCATGTCTTCTGGTAACGATGGAAAAGctaaaaataataaaagtaataataaaaataaaaatggaaCCAACACTAGCAcgaataataatagtataaataatagtaaCCACAATAATAAGCATAGCAACAACAGCAACAACAGCAACAACAgcaacaacaacaacaacaataataataataataataataataatcgTATATCCATTAATAATCAAATGAGTAATAACAATAAGCATATGAGCAATGCACAATATGTTCTGAACAATcaatcaaataaaaataaaactttaaaaaatagacacaataataataataataatttgttaaatgatcatatgaataatcctatacaaaataattacCAGCTCAGTATGCAACAAAATAATCTTATGGCTACATCAATGAACCAACAAATGTCTTCTTTAATGAATGATCGAAATATGTgtgatataaatatgaacaatatgaacaatatgaacaatatgaacaatatgaaCAGTATGAACAGTATAAACAGtatgaacaatatgaataatattattatgaataatattattatgaatgaaaatattatgagTGAGAATATTATGAATGAGAATATTATGAATGAGAATATTATGAATGAGAATATTATGAATGAGAATATTATGAGTGAGAATATTATGAATGAGAATATTATGAATGAGAATATTATGAATGAGAATATTATGAATgagaatattataaatgataCTATGATGAATGATACTATGTTGAATGATACTATGTTGAATGATACTATgataaatgataatattattaacattaataatattagtgatcatattattatgaatgATACTATCAttaatgatattattaataactCAGAAAATAATGTTACTAGAAAAAACTCATCTATAAATATCATCAATcaaaatattgataataGTGTTGTGCACaatcatttaaataatatcattCCACACATTAATAATAACGTGCAACAAAATATGAAGCTTAATATGAATTCTAACATGTATATGAATAACAATACTCAAAATCAAATATATCAACCTACTGCTCAGTATTCTATGCcagaaaataattatatatgtaattataaCACACAgacatataataataaagtcaagaaaaaaatatatacttattcgtaa
- a CDS encoding hypothetical protein (conserved Plasmodium protein, unknown function) — translation MLIFQNAQHYFNFFRNFNGCYTDNKLLKFFFKKSYNNWFNDPSQYNYYFISYYAVALSMCIMLRNLLFNPDVHFRRQDKRRNIIDRYQHHAYSLPYFNHWLRNFSQSFKSSLIDNEPDYQDVDPWSFRPNRIQFYGRFPFFFEIPKYHIDDPTFDKNSYKYMQNYYEEIGYVQKPETMRV, via the coding sequence ATGCTCATATTTCAGAACGCACaacattattttaatttttttcgCAACTTTAACGGTTGCTATACGGATAATAAATTActgaaattttttttcaaaaagAGTTATAACAATTGGTTTAATGACCCAAGtcaatataattattattttatatccTACTATGCTGTAGCTCTTTCTATGTGTATTATGTTACGTAACTTATTATTTAATCCTGATGTACATTTTAGAAGACAAgataaaagaagaaatataattgATAGATATCAACACCATGCATATTCACTTCCATATTTTAATCACTGGTTAAGAAATTTTAGTCAATCATTTAAAAGTTCTCTTATTGATAATGAACCAGATTATCAAGATGTAGACCCTTGGTCTTTCCGACCTAACCGAATTCAATTTTATGGAAGATTcccatttttttttgaaatacCAAAGTATCATATTGATGATCCAACATTTGACAAAAACTCATATAAGTATATGCAAAATTATTACGAAGAAATTGGATATGTACAAAAACCAGAAACCATGCGAGTTTAA
- a CDS encoding leucine carboxyl methyltransferase, putative: MNSSKSSKHNVQNTTYEAASSKLSAVKLGYYDDPFLKHFVKRIETRSPLINRGYYARVAALRLYIELFFKSIDNKQSIQIVNIGSGLDTTFFWINQKYQNVKYYEIDFYDLLKEKTDIIKKYTEMKNFLKYEKDNEEKDEDLINCLNYKMVPLDLNDSSSFEKILLSYNFDFNKPTIFICECVLIYLETESSDNLIKKLSELMKNTSCIIVYEQVNPNTAFGKVMIDNFSHRGINLKSIYKYYNLQTQLERYKSLGWVNVYINDMNEIYDYHINMEEKKKIELIEMFDEFEEWRLLQNHYFILVAFNCYNNINLEELKQFLTCQKEK, translated from the exons atgaattCATCTAAATCCTCAAAACATAATGTTCAGAATACAACGTACGAGGCGGCAAGCAGTAAATT ATCTGCCGTTAAATTAGGATATTACGATGATccatttttaaaacattttgTAAAAAGGATAGAGACAAGAAGTCCTTTAATAAATAGAG GTTATTATGCCAGGGTAGCTGCTCTAAGATTGTACATTGAactattttttaaatccATAGATaat aAACAAAGCATTCAAATTGTTAACATCGGTTCTGGTTTGGATACTACCTTTTTTTGgataaat CAAAAATATCAGAACGTAAAATACTATGAAATCGATTTTTAcgatttattaaaagagAAGACAGATATAATTAAGAAATATACAGAGATGAAAAATTTTTTGAAGtatgaaaaagataatgaagaaaaagatgaaGATCTTATTAATTGcttaaattataaaatggTTCCACTTGACTTAAACGATTCATCATCctttgaaaaaatattattatcatataattttgattttaataaacctaccatatttatatgtgaatgtgttcttatatatttagaaaCAGAAAGTAGtgataatttaataaaaaagttgAGTGAACTTATGAAAAATACATCATGTATAATTGTATATGAGCAG GTAAACCCTAATACAGCCTTTGGAAAAGTTATGATAGACAATTTTAGTCATAGAGGTATAAATTTGAAAAgcatttataaatattacaattTACAAACACAATTAGAAAGATATAAATCTTTAGGTTGGgttaatgtatatataaatgatatgaatgaaatatatgattaccatataaatatggaagaaaaaaagaaaattgAACTTATCGAAATGTTTGATGAATTCGAAGAATGGAGATTATTACAaaatcattattttatattggTAGCCTTTaattgttataataatataaacttAGAAGAATTAAAACAATTTTTGACATGtcaaaaggaaaaataa
- a CDS encoding vesicle-associated membrane protein, putative — translation MKLLRVTPEKNIEFPLVHFQAVTQVVKLENVSDKKVAFKIKTTAPNNYLVRPSFGLISVRETIEIQIILQPLSDKDNISNDKFQVQCLNVDDNTTVDKQFWITVNKNEIQDHKLIVVLNDENNSKLNHSYIPSNNVPLSEMNNKNIHNMGYVDNNNINQDDPNLADGLKGGLPGMQRKYHELLNYCVFVDKQKAALEKENESLKNQLKAYNSNSNKFLIDNKLIPIIIVMLAIITKYMGYW, via the exons atgaaactTTTAAGAGTAACACctgaaaaaaatatagaattTCCTCTTGTTCATTTTCAAGCAGTAACTCAAGTTGTTAAATTAGAAAATGTAAGTGATAAAAAAGTAgcttttaaaataaaaacgaCCGCTCCTAATAATTATTTAGTAAGACCATCATTTGGCTTAATAAGTGTAAGAGAAACAATAGAAatacaaattatattacaACCCTTGTCAGACaaagataatatatcaaaCGATAAATTTCAGGTACAGTGTTTAAATGTTGATGATAATACTACAGTAGATAAACAATTTTGGATAACagttaataaaaatgaaatacAAGATCATAAACTTATTGTAGTTCTAAACgatgaaaataatagtaaATTAAATCATTCTTACATACCCTCAAATAATGTACCTCTCTCAGAAATgaataacaaaaatatacacaATATGGGTTACGTcgataataataatataaatcaaGATGACCCAAATTTAGCAGATG GTTTAAAAGGAGGTCTACCGGGTATGCAAAGGAAATATCATGAACTTTTAAATTATTGCGTTTTTGTTGATAAACAAAAAGCAGCCttagaaaaagaaaacgAGAGTTTAAAAAACCAATTAAAAGCATATAATAGTAATTCTAATAAATTCCTAatagataataaattaattcCTATTATAATTGTAATGTTAGctataataacaaaatatatggGTTACTGGTAA
- a CDS encoding triosephosphate isomerase produces MVRKYFVAANWKCNGTLESIKSLTNSFNNLDFDPSKLDVVVFPVSVHYEHTRKLLQSKFSTGIQNVSKFGNGSYTGEVSAEIAKDLNIEYVIIGHFERRKYFHETDEDVREKLQASLKNNLKAVVCFGESLEQREQNKTIEVITKQVKAFVDLIDNFDNVILAYEPLWAIGTGKTATPEQAQLVHKEIRKIVKDTCGEKQANQIRILYGGSVNTENCSSLIQQEDIDGFLVGNASLKESFVDIIKSAM; encoded by the exons atggttagaaaatattttgtcGCAGCTAACTGGAAATGTAATGGAACTTTAGAAAGTATTAAATCTTTAACAAACAGTTTTAACAATTTGGATTTTGATCCAAGCAAATTag ACGTTGTTGTTTTTCCTGTTTCCGTACATTATGAGCATACAAGGAAATTACTTCAGAGTAAGTTTTCTACTGGTATTCAGAATGTATCAAAATTCGGAAATGGATCATACACTGGTGAAGTAAGTGCAGAAATTGCCAAGGATTTAAATATTgaatatgttattattggTCATTTtgaaagaagaaaatatttccATGAAACCGATGAAGATGTTCGTGAAAAATTACAAGcttcattaaaaaataatttaaaagCCGTTGTATGTTTTGGTGAATCTTTAGAACAAAgagaacaaaataaaactATCGAAGTTATTACAAAACAAGTTAAAGCATTTGTAGATTTAATTGATAATTTTGATAATGTTATTTTGGCTTATGAACCTTTATGGGCTATTGGTACTGGTAAAACAGCTACACCTGAACAAGCTCAATTAGTACACAAAGAAATCAGAAAAATTGTAAAAGATACATGCGGAGAAAAACAAGCTAACcaaataagaatattatatggaGGTAGTGTTAATACTGAAAATTGTTCTTCATTAATTCAACAAGAAGATATTGATGGTTTCTTAGTTGGAAATGCTTCCTTAAAAGAATCTTTTgttgatataataaaaagtgctatgtaa